The Acidobacteriota bacterium DNA segment CAGGAAGATGTTGAACATCCCCTTCTGCGCGTACTGCGTGCAGATCTCCACGACTCGCCGGCTGTCCTCCACCGACGCCCGCTCGACCGCGTCGAGCCGGATGTTCGCCTTGATGAACTCCACCGCCCGGTAGGCGCCCGTCGTCACCGCCTGCATCGACGCGCCCGTGAACCAGTAGATCACCGACCCGCCGGCGATGAGCCCCAGCAGGAACGGCGGGTGCAGGATCGAGAGGTTCTGGAGGCCGTCGGTCAGCCCCTGCGTCAGGGCCATGATGATGGCGAAGATCATCGTCGTCGCCCCCACGACGGCCGTGCCGATCAGCACCGGCTTGGCGGTGGCCTTGAAGGTGTTGCCCGCGCCGTCGTTCTCCTCGAGCAGGTCCTTCGCCTCGCCGAAGTTCGCCGGGAAACCAAACGTCTTCCGGATGTCCTCCTCGATGCCGGGCACCGTCTCGATCATCGACAGCTCGTAGACCGACTGGGCGTTGTCGGTCACCGGGCCGTAGGAGTCGACGGCAATCGTCACCGGCCCCATGCCGAGGAAGCCGAACGCCACCAGGCCGAAGGCGAAGATGGCCGGGGCCTTCATGATGCCGCCGAGGCCCAGCGTGCTCACGAGGAACGCCAGCGTCATCAGGCCCATGATCACGAGGCCGAGCCAGTAGGCCGAGAAGTTCCCCGCCACGAGGCCCGAGAGGATGTTGAGCGACGCCCCGCCCTCACGCGAGGACGTCACCACCTCCTGCACGTGGCGCGACGTCGTCGAGGTGAAGATCTTCACCATCTCGGGAATGACCGCGCCGGCGAGCGTGCCGCACGAGATCACGGTCGACAGCTGCCACCACAGGTCGGTGTTGCCGCCGATGTCCGGAATCATCAGGTAGGAGACGACGTAGGTCAGGCCGATCGACAGCAGCGACGTCACCCACACGAGCTGCGTGAGCGGCGCCTCGAAGTGCATCTTCGCCGCGTCGGCATACCGCGCCCGCGTCACCGCGCTGCTCGCCAGGTACGACGCCCCGGAGGCGAGCACCATCATGACGCGCATCATGAAGATCCACACGAGCAGCTGCACCTGCAGCAGCTCGCTCTCCACCGCCAGGACGATGAAGACGATGAGGGCGACGCCGGTGACGCCGTAGGTCTCGAAGCCGTCGGCCGTCGGGCCCACCGAGTCGCCGGCGTTGTCACCGGTGCAGTCGGCGATGACGCCGGGGTTGCGCGCGTCGTCTTCCTTGATCTTGAAGACGACCTTCATCAGGTCCGACCCGATGTCGGCGATCTTCGTGAAGATGCCGCCCGCGATCCTCAGGGCCGCCGCGCCGAGCGACTCGCCGATGGCGAAGCCCAGGAAACACGCGCCGGCGACGTTCGACGGGATGAAGAGGAGGATGGCGAGCATGACCAGCAGCTCGACCGAGATGAGCATCATGCCGACGCTCATCCCTGCCCTCAGCGGAATCTCGTGCACCGGCAGGGCTTTCCCCGCGAGGCTCGCAAACGCGGTCCGCGAGTTGGCGAGCGTGTTGATCCGGATGCCGAACCAGGCCACACCGTAACTGCCCCCCATGCCGACCAGGCTGAAGAGCAGGATGATCACGATCTTCGAGGCCTCGAGCCCGGTGAGGGCGAAGTACGCCACGATGACCGCGCCGATGAACACCTCCAGGATCAGCAGAAACTTGCCCTGCTGGATGAGATAGGCCTTGCACGTCTCGTAGATCAGGTCCGAGATGTCGGCCATCGACCGGTGCACCGGCAGCTTCTTCACCGCGACGTACGTCGCCACGCCGAACAGCAGCCCGAACACGCACACGACGAGGCCCGACAGCAGGATGTCGTGACCGTTGAACCCCAGGAAGTCGCCCTGACGCAGGTCGGGCAACTGGATGTTGACCTCACCACCCGGCCGGTGCGCGCCATGCCCGGTCTCGGGCGCCGCGAGCGCGATCACCGGCCAGGCGAGGATCAGGGCCGCGAGCCAGCCCGCCACCCTCGGGGCCCGCGCGCCGACAGCCCACGAGCGGCGCCGCGCGACGCCACCGACGTTTGAAGACCTCATGGCTCTCATACCCCCGCGAGAAAAAAGCTCAGCCAAAAAAGCGTCGAATCGTACTCACGCCGGGAAAACCCTGTCAAGCACGAGCCGCCAGCCCGCTCACGACGCGCCGCCCCGCGACCGCGCCTCGGGCAACGCCGCCACGTCGACCCGACCGCGGAGCGCCATGCCCCCCGTGAGGAAGATGCGAATGCCCTCTTCCACGCTGATGGCCGGATAGCTGACCACCGACGCCGGGAAGACCCGCACGTCCCCCAGATACAGGTGGTTGGTCGGTACGTAGACGGCCACCAGCGACTCCGGTCCCG contains these protein-coding regions:
- a CDS encoding sodium-translocating pyrophosphatase, whose protein sequence is MRSSNVGGVARRRSWAVGARAPRVAGWLAALILAWPVIALAAPETGHGAHRPGGEVNIQLPDLRQGDFLGFNGHDILLSGLVVCVFGLLFGVATYVAVKKLPVHRSMADISDLIYETCKAYLIQQGKFLLILEVFIGAVIVAYFALTGLEASKIVIILLFSLVGMGGSYGVAWFGIRINTLANSRTAFASLAGKALPVHEIPLRAGMSVGMMLISVELLVMLAILLFIPSNVAGACFLGFAIGESLGAAALRIAGGIFTKIADIGSDLMKVVFKIKEDDARNPGVIADCTGDNAGDSVGPTADGFETYGVTGVALIVFIVLAVESELLQVQLLVWIFMMRVMMVLASGASYLASSAVTRARYADAAKMHFEAPLTQLVWVTSLLSIGLTYVVSYLMIPDIGGNTDLWWQLSTVISCGTLAGAVIPEMVKIFTSTTSRHVQEVVTSSREGGASLNILSGLVAGNFSAYWLGLVIMGLMTLAFLVSTLGLGGIMKAPAIFAFGLVAFGFLGMGPVTIAVDSYGPVTDNAQSVYELSMIETVPGIEEDIRKTFGFPANFGEAKDLLEENDGAGNTFKATAKPVLIGTAVVGATTMIFAIIMALTQGLTDGLQNLSILHPPFLLGLIAGGSVIYWFTGASMQAVTTGAYRAVEFIKANIRLDAVERASVEDSRRVVEICTQYAQKGMFNIFLAIFFSTLAFAFVEPFFFIGYLISIALFGLFQAIFMANAGGAWDNAKKIVETELKMKGTPLHDASVVGDTVGDPFKDTSSVAMNPVIKFTTLFGLLAVELGVYLVAGGWGALSHGLAIAFFLASLVFVWRSFYGMRIGSHEAA